Proteins from one Deinococcus fonticola genomic window:
- a CDS encoding diguanylate cyclase domain-containing protein: MAFEQWWAARLSGTRDPLTGFGNHLAFTRAIEQRWRGHPERPVGLLLIDLDNLRQVRELHGRLRGEAALKALAARLQEKRRRGDLTFRWDNGEFAVLLGGVTPQGVSAATQHYGQSLRGVTLDGLPLEANVGAAITAPRMAAPADLIDAASRSRYRAKFQRERQVQAPLTEP; this comes from the coding sequence CTGGCCTTCGAGCAGTGGTGGGCGGCGCGGCTGTCTGGCACACGCGACCCGCTCACGGGGTTCGGCAACCACCTGGCCTTCACGCGGGCCATCGAGCAGCGCTGGCGGGGCCACCCTGAACGGCCCGTGGGGCTCCTGCTGATCGACCTCGACAACCTGCGGCAGGTGCGGGAACTGCACGGTCGCCTGCGGGGCGAGGCAGCCCTGAAAGCTCTGGCGGCCCGCCTGCAAGAAAAGCGCCGGCGCGGCGACCTGACTTTCCGCTGGGACAACGGGGAATTTGCCGTGCTGCTGGGCGGTGTCACCCCGCAGGGCGTGTCGGCGGCCACCCAGCACTACGGGCAGAGCCTGCGGGGCGTCACGCTGGACGGCCTGCCCCTGGAAGCCAACGTGGGCGCGGCCATCACCGCCCCCCGCATGGCCGCGCCCGCCGACCTGATCGACGCGGCCAGCCGCAGCCGCTACCGCGCCAAGTTCCAGCGGGAAAGGCAGGTGCAGGCCCCCCTCACTGAACCGTAA
- a CDS encoding CHASE2 domain-containing protein: MRLPLIAGISVLLPLLIPVNGRLENAVNRALPSRLDHRLVLVGIDEASLRDYGRPEVWPPELYAAALGTLANAGIRAVALDSLPGLPTSATLGRLTHHRPPLVLATAHGAPPSPFMPQSGDNSGISVLNAPSFSAVREVQTAYPAPDTTLTPSFARQVAALLASPLPLNTSRHLIRYAIPANLAAHTLSFRDVVNGHVRFGALQGRVAVIGLTARGLGQLTLPDVDGRLVSATALQVRAISSLLIPPLRRLPPPLTMLACLLAAALALTWRGWWGFVVAWAALLLTPALWHWNIVFPGVTGVFRGAERHRPAGLRAVVGGAAVWHTRPAHGVRQPPGLHAGHRAALAGPP; the protein is encoded by the coding sequence GTGCGCCTGCCCCTGATTGCCGGGATCAGTGTGCTGCTGCCCCTGCTGATTCCAGTAAATGGCCGCCTGGAGAACGCCGTGAACCGCGCCCTGCCCAGCCGGCTGGATCACCGCCTGGTGCTGGTCGGCATCGACGAGGCCAGCCTGCGCGACTACGGCCGACCCGAGGTCTGGCCACCTGAACTGTACGCCGCCGCACTGGGTACCCTGGCGAATGCGGGGATCAGGGCTGTGGCCCTGGACAGCCTGCCGGGCCTCCCCACCAGCGCAACCCTGGGCCGCCTGACCCACCACCGGCCCCCCCTGGTGCTGGCGACCGCGCATGGAGCCCCCCCAAGCCCCTTCATGCCGCAGAGTGGCGACAACAGCGGAATCAGCGTCCTGAACGCCCCCAGTTTTAGTGCCGTGCGCGAGGTGCAGACCGCCTACCCGGCGCCCGACACCACGCTGACGCCCAGTTTCGCGCGTCAGGTGGCGGCTTTGCTGGCCTCGCCCCTTCCGCTGAACACGTCACGCCACCTGATCCGGTATGCCATTCCCGCGAACCTGGCAGCCCACACCCTGTCGTTCCGGGACGTGGTGAACGGTCACGTCCGCTTCGGGGCCTTGCAGGGCCGGGTGGCGGTGATCGGCCTGACGGCCAGGGGCCTGGGCCAGCTGACCCTGCCGGACGTGGATGGCCGCCTCGTGTCGGCAACTGCCTTGCAGGTGCGGGCCATCTCCAGCCTGCTGATTCCGCCGCTGCGCCGCCTGCCGCCGCCGCTGACCATGCTGGCCTGCCTGCTGGCGGCGGCGCTGGCGCTGACCTGGCGGGGCTGGTGGGGGTTCGTGGTGGCCTGGGCGGCGCTGCTGCTGACACCGGCGCTGTGGCACTGGAACATCGTGTTTCCGGGCGTAACGGGTGTCTTTCGCGGCGCTGAGCGGCACCGCCCTGCTGGCCTTCGAGCAGTGGTGGGCGGCGCGGCTGTCTGGCACACGCGACCCGCTCACGGGGTTCGGCAACCACCTGGCCTTCACGCGGGCCATCGAGCAGCGCTGGCGGGGCCACCCTGA
- the abc-f gene encoding ribosomal protection-like ABC-F family protein — protein sequence MLVAVQDAIKDYGPVSVLRGVTFAVQPGDRVGVVGRNGAGKSTLMKLFTGELNPDGGQVRRGPGVRVRNLQQDPVFAADATVDAILDAAFHDLDRLEAELNEAAQAMSSGTDESILKHEELLEHFARRGGFERRSRREQVALAFGFRGRESTPVNSLSGGERTRLGLAALLVENPDVLLLDEPTNHLDIVMVEWLESFLKGYPGAVLVISHDRAFLDNVTNETAYMRDGTLRVYAGNYTKFRETLDAELEQQAARFATESKQIASLQASADRMKIWGLGMSKLARRAKAMQARVDRMQNRAESAPPPEERTTRIHFHAPESGEVVLDARHITRRIGQRTLFADVNVQLRRGERVAIIGRNGAGKTTLLRALLGLDPSDDPRGRVLTGARVSTGYYDQALRGVEPSQTLYDVAREYVQKDAQAHDLLGTFMFPYDQHDKPARILSGGERARLALLKLAQEDRNLLILDEPTNHLDMEMVESLEEALEHFTGTLMMVSHDRAFIEGLADRIWLIEDGRFYEYPGWEDYQAKHALFRAAEEAQNAPAAPLGAPKPAAPKSKGLWHLKREVEAIEADIARLEDELSQAQHNLHEAAPDADFAALGHAAHELEERLSAKMDEWSHKSAEVEARGG from the coding sequence GTGCTTGTCGCTGTTCAGGACGCCATCAAGGATTACGGCCCGGTCTCGGTGCTGCGCGGAGTGACCTTCGCCGTGCAACCCGGCGACCGGGTGGGCGTGGTGGGCCGCAACGGCGCCGGCAAAAGTACCCTCATGAAACTGTTCACCGGCGAGCTGAACCCCGACGGCGGCCAGGTGCGCCGCGGCCCCGGCGTGCGCGTGCGTAACCTCCAGCAAGACCCGGTGTTTGCGGCTGACGCCACCGTCGATGCGATTCTTGATGCTGCATTTCACGACCTCGACCGGCTGGAAGCCGAACTGAACGAAGCCGCCCAGGCCATGAGCAGCGGCACCGACGAGAGCATCCTGAAGCATGAGGAGCTGCTGGAGCATTTCGCCCGGCGCGGCGGCTTCGAGCGCCGCAGCCGCCGCGAACAGGTGGCGCTGGCCTTCGGGTTCCGGGGCCGCGAGAGCACGCCCGTGAATTCGCTGAGCGGCGGAGAGCGCACCCGGTTGGGGCTGGCCGCGCTGCTGGTCGAGAACCCCGACGTGCTGCTGCTCGACGAGCCGACCAACCACCTGGACATCGTGATGGTCGAGTGGCTGGAAAGTTTCCTGAAGGGCTACCCCGGCGCGGTGCTGGTGATCTCGCACGACCGGGCCTTTCTGGACAACGTGACCAACGAAACCGCCTACATGCGCGACGGCACCCTGCGCGTGTACGCTGGCAATTACACGAAGTTCCGCGAGACGCTGGACGCCGAACTCGAACAGCAGGCCGCCCGTTTCGCCACCGAGAGCAAGCAGATCGCCTCCTTGCAGGCCAGTGCCGACCGCATGAAAATCTGGGGCCTGGGCATGAGCAAACTGGCCCGCCGCGCCAAGGCCATGCAGGCCCGCGTGGACAGGATGCAGAACCGCGCCGAGAGTGCCCCGCCGCCCGAGGAACGCACCACCCGCATTCATTTTCACGCCCCCGAAAGCGGCGAAGTGGTGCTGGACGCCCGCCACATCACCCGCCGGATCGGGCAGCGCACGCTGTTTGCCGACGTGAACGTGCAACTGCGCCGGGGCGAACGGGTCGCCATCATCGGGCGCAACGGGGCCGGGAAAACCACGCTGCTGCGCGCCCTGCTGGGCCTCGACCCCAGCGACGACCCCCGTGGCCGCGTCCTGACCGGCGCCCGCGTCAGCACCGGCTACTACGACCAGGCCCTGCGCGGCGTGGAACCCAGCCAGACGCTGTATGACGTGGCCCGCGAGTACGTGCAGAAAGACGCCCAGGCCCACGACCTGCTGGGCACCTTCATGTTCCCCTACGACCAGCACGACAAGCCCGCCCGTATCCTGTCCGGCGGCGAGCGCGCCCGGCTGGCCCTGCTGAAACTGGCGCAGGAAGACCGCAACCTGCTGATCCTTGACGAACCGACCAACCACCTGGATATGGAGATGGTCGAAAGCCTGGAAGAGGCCCTGGAGCACTTCACCGGCACCCTGATGATGGTCAGCCACGACCGCGCGTTCATCGAGGGCCTCGCCGACCGCATCTGGCTGATCGAGGACGGCCGCTTCTACGAGTACCCCGGCTGGGAGGACTACCAGGCCAAGCACGCCCTTTTCAGGGCTGCCGAGGAAGCCCAGAACGCGCCCGCCGCGCCCCTCGGTGCCCCGAAGCCCGCCGCCCCGAAAAGCAAGGGCCTGTGGCATCTGAAACGCGAGGTGGAAGCCATTGAAGCCGACATCGCTCGTCTGGAAGACGAGTTGAGCCAGGCCCAGCACAACCTTCACGAGGCCGCCCCGGATGCCGACTTTGCCGCCCTGGGCCACGCCGCTCACGAACTGGAAGAACGACTGAGCGCCAAGATGGACGAGTGGAGCCACAAATCCGCCGAAGTCGAAGCCCGAGGCGGGTAA